One genomic window of Nakamurella panacisegetis includes the following:
- a CDS encoding WXG100 family type VII secretion target, which produces MATIKANYGVMSSGHDGLVATWGRIEGHLHDLDSTVAATADMSANALLAFQARKQKWDAAAADRQVVLRALADAVGEARVYYEQVDRALAAQFPG; this is translated from the coding sequence ATGGCGACGATCAAGGCGAACTACGGCGTGATGTCGAGCGGACACGACGGTCTGGTGGCCACCTGGGGACGTATCGAAGGGCATCTGCACGACCTCGACTCGACCGTCGCGGCGACCGCGGACATGTCGGCCAACGCTCTGCTGGCCTTCCAGGCCCGCAAGCAGAAGTGGGATGCGGCGGCGGCCGACCGCCAGGTTGTGCTCCGGGCCCTGGCCGATGCCGTCGGCGAGGCCCGGGTCTACTACGAGCAGGTGGACCGTGCGTTGGCTGCGCAGTTCCCGGGGTAG
- a CDS encoding DUF3151 domain-containing protein, translating into MNGPNLLGPPPVTLPVDPAEAELAAGESAESVARRHPTSSLVWAELAEAALDRGDDVSGYAFARVGYHRGLDQLRRNGWKGAGPVPWSHEPNRGFLRALSALGQAAALFEEEEEVARVRAFLLDADRDIPAELLP; encoded by the coding sequence ATGAATGGACCGAACCTGTTGGGACCACCGCCCGTCACGCTGCCCGTCGATCCGGCAGAGGCCGAGCTGGCCGCCGGGGAATCGGCCGAATCCGTGGCTCGCCGGCACCCCACTTCGAGCTTGGTGTGGGCCGAACTGGCCGAGGCGGCCCTCGACCGCGGAGACGACGTCTCCGGGTACGCCTTCGCCCGCGTCGGATACCACCGGGGCCTGGACCAGCTGCGCCGCAACGGCTGGAAGGGCGCGGGACCTGTCCCGTGGTCGCACGAGCCGAACCGCGGGTTCCTCCGGGCGCTGTCCGCCCTCGGCCAGGCCGCTGCCCTGTTCGAGGAGGAAGAGGAGGTTGCCCGGGTCCGGGCGTTCCTGCTCGACGCCGACCGCGACATCCCGGCCGAGCTGCTGCCCTGA
- the fbaA gene encoding class II fructose-bisphosphate aldolase, with amino-acid sequence MPLATPETYAAMIQRAKDGGFAYPAINITSSETINGAIKGFADAGSDGIIQVSTGGGEFASGTSVKDMVVGAVALAEFAAVVAARYDVTVALHTDHCPKDKLPTFVKPLLEISAERVRNGGLPLFQSHMWDGSAVPLDENLEIAKELLELTKAANVILEIEVGVVGGEEDGVAHEINDKLYTSPEDFIKTVDVLGVPVENNYIVAATFGNVHGVYKPGGVKLRPAVLKEGQEALAAHLGLEAGAKPFALVFHGGSGSSAEEIAEAVSYGVVKMNIDTDTQYAFTRPIVGHFFTNYDGVLKVDGEVGNKKAYDPRSYLKLGEAGLAARVVEACQQLGSAGTSPGAKK; translated from the coding sequence ATGCCCCTTGCCACTCCCGAGACCTACGCCGCGATGATCCAGCGGGCGAAGGACGGCGGCTTCGCCTACCCCGCGATCAACATCACGTCGTCGGAGACGATCAACGGCGCCATCAAGGGCTTCGCCGATGCCGGCAGCGACGGCATCATCCAGGTGTCGACCGGCGGTGGTGAGTTCGCGTCCGGTACCTCGGTCAAGGACATGGTTGTCGGTGCCGTCGCGCTCGCCGAGTTCGCCGCCGTCGTGGCCGCCCGCTACGACGTCACCGTCGCTCTGCACACCGACCACTGCCCGAAGGACAAGCTGCCGACGTTCGTCAAGCCGCTCCTGGAGATCAGTGCCGAACGCGTCAGGAACGGTGGTCTGCCGCTGTTCCAGTCGCACATGTGGGACGGCTCGGCCGTACCACTGGACGAGAACCTGGAGATCGCCAAGGAGCTCCTGGAGTTGACCAAGGCGGCCAACGTCATCCTCGAGATCGAGGTCGGCGTCGTCGGTGGCGAAGAGGACGGCGTCGCCCACGAGATCAACGACAAGCTCTACACCTCGCCGGAGGACTTCATCAAGACGGTCGACGTCCTGGGTGTTCCGGTCGAGAACAACTACATCGTGGCCGCGACCTTCGGCAACGTGCACGGCGTGTACAAGCCGGGTGGGGTCAAGCTGCGCCCGGCCGTGCTGAAGGAGGGCCAGGAGGCACTGGCCGCCCACCTCGGCCTGGAAGCCGGGGCCAAGCCGTTCGCCCTCGTCTTCCACGGTGGATCGGGTTCGTCGGCGGAGGAGATCGCCGAGGCGGTCTCCTACGGCGTCGTGAAGATGAACATCGACACCGACACCCAGTACGCGTTCACCCGGCCGATCGTTGGGCACTTCTTCACCAACTACGACGGTGTGCTCAAGGTCGACGGCGAGGTGGGCAACAAGAAGGCCTACGACCCGCGCTCCTACCTCAAGTTGGGCGAGGCCGGACTGGCCGCCCGTGTGGTCGAGGCCTGCCAGCAGCTGGGTTCGGCCGGCACCTCCCCGGGCGCCAAGAAGTAG
- a CDS encoding MFS transporter has product MPRALIALAVGAFAIGCTEFVVIGLLPQIGDGLHATVPAMGILITAYAIGVMIGAPAMTALSSRFSTRQTLIGLMGLFIVGNTLSAFAPNYRVLMGARVITALAHGSFFGVGAIVARRAVAPEKATQAISLMFLGLTISNVIGVPAATWIGQQIGWRYVFGGIAALGVVTVVALRAWVPDDDIRMDMKAELGAFRRKQVWLGLAITTIGFGAFFAMYSYIAPILTDLAGIGENSVTLVLVLFGVGTTVGALVGGRLGDRYGLRLVGFGLFLEVVILAAFTVTSHNAVAATATLMLFGVVGFGLGPVVQNRIIESAGTDGSMVSAVNQGAFNVANAIGAAAGAYVIRAGYGLTGPMWVGAVLAAAGCVLVVVTIVTDRRRAVRLASPRVLVEA; this is encoded by the coding sequence ATGCCCCGCGCCCTCATCGCTTTGGCCGTCGGCGCTTTCGCCATCGGCTGCACCGAATTCGTCGTCATCGGGCTCCTCCCCCAGATCGGAGACGGGCTGCACGCAACCGTCCCGGCCATGGGCATCCTGATCACCGCCTACGCAATCGGCGTGATGATCGGAGCCCCGGCCATGACCGCCCTGTCCAGTCGTTTCTCGACCCGGCAGACGCTGATCGGGTTGATGGGCCTGTTCATCGTCGGCAACACGCTGTCCGCATTCGCCCCGAACTACCGGGTGCTGATGGGGGCCAGGGTGATCACCGCCCTGGCCCACGGGTCGTTCTTCGGAGTCGGAGCCATCGTCGCCCGGCGCGCAGTGGCCCCGGAGAAGGCGACCCAGGCCATCTCGCTGATGTTCCTGGGTCTGACCATCTCCAACGTCATCGGTGTCCCGGCCGCGACGTGGATCGGCCAGCAGATCGGCTGGCGGTACGTGTTCGGGGGGATCGCGGCGCTGGGTGTCGTGACCGTGGTCGCACTGCGGGCCTGGGTGCCCGACGACGACATCCGGATGGACATGAAGGCCGAACTGGGCGCCTTCCGGCGGAAGCAGGTCTGGCTCGGCCTGGCCATCACCACCATCGGGTTCGGTGCGTTCTTCGCCATGTACAGCTACATCGCCCCGATCCTGACCGATCTGGCCGGGATCGGTGAGAACAGCGTGACGCTGGTGTTGGTCCTGTTCGGGGTCGGCACCACGGTCGGAGCCCTGGTCGGCGGCCGGCTCGGCGATCGGTACGGCCTGCGACTGGTGGGCTTCGGGCTGTTCCTGGAGGTCGTCATCCTGGCCGCGTTCACCGTCACCTCGCACAACGCGGTGGCCGCCACCGCCACGCTGATGCTGTTCGGAGTGGTGGGCTTCGGCCTTGGCCCGGTGGTGCAGAACCGGATCATCGAGTCCGCCGGCACCGACGGGAGCATGGTGTCCGCCGTCAACCAGGGCGCGTTCAACGTCGCCAACGCCATCGGAGCGGCGGCCGGAGCCTACGTGATCCGCGCCGGCTACGGCCTGACCGGGCCGATGTGGGTCGGCGCGGTGCTCGCGGCCGCCGGTTGCGTGCTGGTCGTGGTCACCATCGTGACCGATCGACGGCGTGCGGTCCGGCTGGCGAGCCCCCGCGTCCTCGTGGAGGCCTGA
- the purD gene encoding phosphoribosylamine--glycine ligase, whose amino-acid sequence MRILVIGSGAREHALLRALDRDPAVTDLFVAPGNAGTGSLAQSHPVDVADPAAVAALAGRLAVDLVVVGPEVPLVNGAADAVAALGIAVFGPSADAARIEGSKAFAKDVMTAAGVPTAAAVSVTRPDEIDPALDACGSPYVVKDDGLAAGKGVVVTQDREIAAAHARSVLDGGHPVLVEEFLAGPEVSLFAVCDGARAVPLLPAQDFKRLADGDAGPNTGGMGAYAPLDWAPSDLVETVQTSVLDPVLAEMADRGSPFSGLLYAGLVLTADGPKVIEFNCRFGDPETQVVLELLDSPLSELLAAAAAGDLGTVPAPTWKPGSAVTVVIAAEGYPAAPVLGDVITGADQDGILHAGTKRDESGRVVSAGGRVLSATASGTDLHAARSAAYALVAGVTMRGAQHRSDIGAAAADGLVRLP is encoded by the coding sequence ATGCGCATCCTCGTCATCGGTTCCGGAGCTCGCGAGCACGCCCTGCTGCGGGCCCTCGACCGCGATCCGGCGGTCACCGACCTCTTCGTCGCCCCGGGCAACGCAGGCACCGGATCCCTGGCCCAGTCGCACCCGGTCGACGTGGCCGACCCGGCGGCCGTGGCCGCTCTGGCCGGCCGGCTCGCGGTCGACCTGGTCGTCGTCGGGCCCGAGGTGCCGCTGGTGAACGGGGCCGCCGACGCGGTCGCCGCGCTCGGCATCGCGGTGTTCGGGCCGAGCGCCGATGCCGCCCGGATCGAGGGATCCAAGGCCTTCGCCAAGGACGTGATGACGGCGGCCGGGGTGCCGACCGCCGCCGCTGTGTCCGTCACCCGGCCCGACGAGATCGACCCGGCCCTGGATGCCTGCGGTTCGCCGTACGTGGTGAAGGACGACGGGCTGGCCGCGGGCAAGGGGGTGGTCGTCACGCAGGACCGGGAAATCGCCGCGGCGCACGCCCGGTCGGTGCTCGACGGCGGTCATCCGGTGTTGGTCGAGGAGTTCCTGGCCGGCCCCGAGGTGTCGTTGTTCGCCGTCTGCGACGGAGCGCGAGCCGTGCCGTTGCTGCCGGCCCAGGACTTCAAGCGCCTGGCCGACGGTGATGCCGGACCGAACACCGGGGGTATGGGGGCCTACGCGCCGCTCGACTGGGCGCCGTCGGATCTGGTGGAGACCGTGCAGACGTCGGTGCTCGATCCGGTGCTGGCCGAGATGGCCGACCGCGGATCGCCGTTCTCCGGCCTGCTGTACGCCGGGCTGGTGCTCACCGCGGACGGACCCAAGGTGATCGAGTTCAACTGCCGCTTCGGAGATCCCGAGACCCAGGTGGTGCTGGAGCTGCTCGACTCGCCGCTGAGCGAGTTGCTGGCCGCCGCCGCGGCCGGTGACCTTGGCACCGTGCCGGCGCCGACGTGGAAGCCGGGGTCGGCGGTCACCGTCGTCATTGCGGCCGAAGGCTATCCGGCCGCCCCGGTCCTCGGGGACGTGATCACCGGGGCCGACCAGGACGGGATCCTGCACGCCGGTACGAAACGGGACGAGTCGGGGCGGGTGGTTTCCGCCGGTGGTCGCGTGCTGTCGGCCACCGCCTCCGGAACGGACCTGCACGCGGCCCGGTCGGCGGCCTACGCGCTGGTCGCCGGGGTCACGATGCGGGGTGCGCAGCATCGCAGCGATATCGGCGCCGCGGCGGCGGACGGGCTGGTCCGGTTGCCGTGA
- a CDS encoding CPBP family intramembrane glutamic endopeptidase, which yields MTNGPGGARLDDRPDGRTEDGRTGHQAPRMNLARGRLGRLLAPTLIDRSDRDHGQSDAAFRRRRIVVAVVVVLGAALLGVSLRVRPNDPAFYPLTFGLAALWVAGGFASGPLHLGRAASAGSLRRPVVTPILIGAVIGIVFVAGALAVREIGPLHRVVDAVLAHARFGSLALTALVTLLNGIAEEVFFRGALFAAIGRRQPVLTSTLVYGLATVATGNYMLVFSALVLGVVLGLERRATGGVLAPILTHVTWSMIMLFVLPPLFAS from the coding sequence GTGACGAACGGTCCGGGCGGAGCGCGGCTCGATGACCGGCCCGACGGCCGCACCGAGGACGGCCGCACCGGGCATCAGGCCCCGCGGATGAACCTGGCCCGCGGTCGCCTCGGGCGCCTGCTCGCCCCGACCCTGATCGACCGGTCGGACCGTGACCACGGCCAGAGCGATGCGGCGTTCCGGCGGCGGCGGATCGTCGTCGCGGTCGTGGTCGTGCTCGGAGCGGCCCTCCTGGGTGTGTCACTGCGGGTGCGACCGAACGACCCCGCGTTCTATCCGCTCACCTTCGGGCTGGCCGCGCTCTGGGTGGCGGGCGGATTCGCGTCCGGACCACTGCATCTCGGACGGGCCGCCTCGGCCGGCAGTCTGCGGCGGCCGGTCGTCACGCCGATCCTGATCGGCGCAGTGATCGGCATCGTGTTCGTCGCCGGCGCGTTGGCCGTCCGCGAGATCGGTCCGCTGCATCGCGTGGTGGACGCCGTGCTGGCCCATGCCCGATTCGGCTCGCTCGCCCTGACCGCGCTGGTGACGTTGCTCAACGGAATCGCCGAGGAGGTGTTCTTCCGGGGCGCACTCTTCGCCGCGATCGGTCGCCGGCAGCCGGTACTGACCTCCACCCTGGTCTACGGCCTGGCCACCGTCGCCACCGGCAACTACATGCTGGTGTTCTCGGCGCTGGTCCTCGGTGTCGTGCTCGGCCTGGAACGGCGCGCCACCGGCGGGGTACTGGCGCCGATTCTGACCCACGTCACCTGGTCGATGATCATGCTGTTCGTGTTGCCGCCGCTGTTCGCGTCCTGA
- a CDS encoding DUF2510 domain-containing protein: MTAPVAGWYADPNGSTDLRFWDGAAWTPSTQPAPAAQSPYPNPGQPYPAQPYVGQPYPGQPDLGRYAGQPYPGQPYPAQPTRLSAPAAGLLARSRFTLITIAVCIVYYIIERSAHIVFFGVLPVVMTARSFQAKEPYAIIGAAIAAVTIVNAFAHIF, from the coding sequence ATGACCGCACCCGTTGCCGGCTGGTACGCCGATCCCAATGGCAGCACCGACCTGCGGTTCTGGGACGGTGCGGCCTGGACACCGTCGACCCAACCCGCGCCCGCCGCCCAGTCGCCGTATCCGAACCCCGGCCAGCCCTACCCGGCCCAGCCGTACGTGGGTCAGCCCTACCCCGGCCAGCCCGACCTCGGCCGGTATGCCGGGCAGCCCTACCCGGGCCAGCCGTATCCGGCCCAGCCGACCCGACTCAGCGCGCCGGCCGCCGGCCTGCTGGCGCGCAGCCGGTTCACCCTGATCACCATCGCCGTCTGCATCGTGTACTACATCATCGAGAGGTCAGCCCACATCGTGTTCTTCGGCGTGCTGCCGGTCGTCATGACGGCCCGGTCCTTCCAGGCCAAGGAGCCGTACGCCATCATCGGCGCGGCCATCGCCGCCGTGACCATCGTGAACGCCTTCGCCCATATCTTCTGA
- a CDS encoding transglycosylase family protein, whose amino-acid sequence MRRALALGTTIAALFAGMTIFMAGSASADPSASDWASLRQCESSGDYSINTGNGYYGAYQFDQSTWNSVGGSGSPADASPSEQDYRALYLYRMRGWSPWTCASLAGLREDSMASSGVVPSRADSAYISGGGTSTYTPVPTNSCNIGKSTAPAWGGTTFSRGTTYRGLVCWQKQMATKGYHFTGTGYFGAYTLSVVHQLQSTSGIRQSDVIDASTWAAAWGRAATTPTKPSEPTKPTKPVTPTKPTKPVTPTKPTKPVTPTKPVSGALWPGITAASCHVGARKAPAWPKESFALGDYDKALACWQMQMGRRGYDLIGVGYYGDHTLAAAKSIQNANHLGGTGLIGPKTWKAAWEGKVKP is encoded by the coding sequence GTGCGCAGAGCGCTGGCATTGGGAACGACCATCGCGGCCTTGTTCGCCGGGATGACCATCTTCATGGCCGGTTCGGCCTCGGCCGACCCGTCCGCCTCCGACTGGGCATCGCTTCGCCAGTGTGAATCGAGCGGCGACTACAGCATCAACACCGGCAACGGCTACTACGGCGCCTACCAGTTCGATCAGAGCACGTGGAATTCGGTCGGCGGCAGCGGATCGCCGGCCGATGCCAGTCCGTCCGAGCAGGACTATCGCGCGCTCTACCTGTACCGGATGCGCGGGTGGAGCCCGTGGACCTGCGCTTCGCTGGCCGGTCTGCGCGAGGATTCGATGGCCAGTTCGGGTGTGGTTCCGTCGCGGGCCGACAGTGCCTACATCAGTGGCGGTGGTACCAGCACCTACACGCCGGTTCCCACCAACAGTTGCAACATCGGGAAGTCGACCGCACCGGCCTGGGGCGGCACGACGTTCTCGAGGGGCACCACCTACCGCGGGCTCGTGTGCTGGCAGAAGCAGATGGCCACCAAGGGCTATCACTTCACCGGGACCGGGTACTTCGGTGCCTACACCCTCAGCGTGGTGCACCAGCTGCAGAGCACCTCGGGGATCCGGCAGAGCGACGTCATCGACGCCTCCACCTGGGCCGCGGCCTGGGGCAGGGCGGCCACCACGCCGACGAAGCCCAGCGAACCGACGAAGCCGACGAAGCCGGTCACTCCGACCAAGCCGACCAAGCCGGTCACTCCGACCAAGCCCACCAAGCCGGTGACTCCGACCAAGCCGGTGAGCGGAGCCCTCTGGCCGGGTATCACCGCCGCGTCGTGTCACGTCGGTGCGCGCAAGGCCCCGGCATGGCCGAAGGAGTCGTTCGCTCTCGGCGACTACGACAAAGCACTCGCCTGCTGGCAGATGCAGATGGGTCGTCGCGGATACGACCTGATCGGGGTCGGCTACTACGGCGACCACACCCTGGCCGCGGCCAAGAGCATCCAGAACGCCAACCATCTCGGCGGGACCGGCTTGATCGGCCCGAAGACGTGGAAGGCCGCCTGGGAGGGCAAGGTCAAGCCCTGA
- a CDS encoding adenylosuccinate synthase, translating into MSVMVLIGAQWGDEGKGKATDLYGDRVQWVVRYQGGNNAGHTVVLPDGQKFAIRLIPSGILTPGIKNVIGNGVVVNPEALLEELGGLEARGVDTSGLYISADAHLVMPYHIAIDKVSERYLGKAKIGTTGRGIGPAYQDKAARLGVRVQDLLDPSILQQKVEAALDFKNQILVKVYNRKALDAGKIVDDALAMVEGFKHRIADTRLLLDQAIRRGEHVLMEGSQGTLLDVDHGTYPYVTSSNPTAGGAAVGTGIGPGKITTVMGILKAYTTRVGSGPFPTELHDQWGEYLRKTGGEIGVNTGRPRRCGWFDAVIARYATRVNGITDYFLTKLDVLSSLEEVPICVAYDVDGERHDEMPLTQTGFHHAKPIYENMPGWFEDISGCRTFAELPSAAQDYVRRVEELAQARVSAIGVGPGRDQTIVLNDVLA; encoded by the coding sequence ATGTCGGTGATGGTGCTGATCGGTGCCCAGTGGGGCGATGAGGGCAAGGGCAAGGCAACCGACCTCTACGGTGACCGGGTCCAGTGGGTGGTGCGGTACCAGGGCGGAAACAACGCCGGGCACACGGTCGTCCTCCCGGACGGGCAGAAGTTCGCCATCCGCCTGATCCCTTCCGGCATTCTCACCCCGGGGATCAAGAACGTCATCGGCAACGGCGTGGTGGTCAACCCGGAGGCGCTGCTCGAGGAGCTCGGCGGCCTGGAAGCACGCGGCGTGGACACCTCCGGCCTGTACATCTCGGCCGACGCGCACCTGGTCATGCCATACCACATCGCCATCGACAAGGTCTCCGAGCGCTACCTGGGGAAGGCGAAGATCGGCACCACCGGACGCGGCATCGGTCCGGCCTACCAGGACAAGGCGGCCCGGCTGGGGGTCCGGGTCCAGGACCTGCTCGATCCCTCGATCCTGCAGCAGAAGGTCGAGGCGGCCCTGGACTTCAAGAACCAGATCCTGGTCAAGGTCTACAACCGCAAGGCGCTGGACGCCGGCAAGATCGTCGACGACGCGCTGGCCATGGTCGAGGGCTTCAAGCACCGGATCGCCGACACCCGCCTGCTGCTCGACCAGGCCATCCGTCGCGGCGAACACGTCCTGATGGAGGGGTCGCAGGGCACCCTGCTCGACGTCGACCACGGCACCTACCCCTACGTGACCTCGTCCAACCCGACGGCCGGTGGCGCGGCGGTCGGCACCGGCATCGGCCCGGGGAAGATCACCACCGTGATGGGCATCCTGAAGGCGTACACCACCCGCGTCGGCTCCGGTCCCTTCCCGACCGAACTGCACGACCAGTGGGGCGAATACCTGCGAAAGACCGGCGGCGAGATCGGCGTCAACACCGGGCGCCCCCGTCGTTGCGGTTGGTTCGACGCGGTCATCGCCCGGTATGCCACCCGGGTCAACGGCATCACCGACTACTTCCTCACGAAGCTGGACGTGCTGTCCTCCCTGGAGGAGGTGCCGATCTGCGTGGCCTACGACGTCGACGGCGAACGGCATGACGAGATGCCGTTGACGCAGACCGGTTTCCACCACGCGAAGCCGATCTACGAGAACATGCCCGGTTGGTTCGAGGACATCTCGGGCTGCCGCACCTTCGCGGAACTGCCGTCGGCGGCGCAGGACTACGTCCGCCGGGTCGAGGAACTGGCCCAGGCCCGGGTGTCGGCGATCGGCGTCGGCCCCGGCCGCGACCAGACGATCGTCCTGAACGACGTGCTGGCCTGA
- a CDS encoding WXG100 family type VII secretion target, with protein sequence MDGITISSERISAAGVGVTDVGAALAREIGTMGDLLAEIRSGWQSDCAAPQFASMMQSYLDEATVLKDALLSHGATLQSTGLRFGEAEHDLAAGLRGGR encoded by the coding sequence GTGGACGGCATCACCATCAGCAGCGAGCGGATCAGCGCGGCCGGCGTCGGGGTCACCGATGTGGGCGCGGCGCTGGCCCGGGAGATCGGCACGATGGGCGACCTGCTCGCCGAGATCCGGTCGGGTTGGCAGTCCGACTGCGCGGCGCCGCAGTTCGCGTCGATGATGCAGAGCTACCTCGACGAGGCGACGGTGCTGAAGGACGCGCTGCTCAGTCATGGGGCGACGTTGCAGAGCACCGGTCTGCGGTTCGGCGAGGCCGAGCACGACCTGGCGGCCGGCCTGCGCGGCGGTCGATGA
- a CDS encoding DMT family transporter, with the protein MSRRAWLLFTALSLIWGIPYLMIKVAVRDLDPVVVAFGRTFIGALILLPVALRRGALRPVLSRWKWLLVYTVVEMVGPWWLLGHAETRLTSSTAGLLLAVVPLIAAIILVSTGHDRFDSRRLLGLAIGLAGVITLVGLDVHLDDLLSVGAVMITAIGYAVGPIIINRKLADLPPMGVITGSLIGAAAIFAPFAVWLRPSHVGAAAGWSVLGLAVICTAVAFLAFFALIAEAGPARATVITYINPAVAILLGVLVLHEQFTVGIAIGFPLVILGSVLATARTRAPALEPLEEPVAP; encoded by the coding sequence ATGAGTCGTCGGGCCTGGCTGCTTTTCACCGCATTGAGCCTGATCTGGGGCATTCCATATCTGATGATCAAGGTCGCGGTGCGGGACCTGGATCCGGTCGTGGTGGCCTTCGGCCGAACGTTCATCGGCGCGCTGATCCTGCTACCGGTGGCACTGCGCCGCGGAGCGCTGCGGCCGGTTCTGTCCCGATGGAAGTGGTTGCTGGTCTACACGGTGGTCGAGATGGTCGGGCCGTGGTGGCTGCTCGGGCACGCCGAGACCCGCTTGACCAGCTCCACCGCCGGACTCCTGCTGGCCGTCGTTCCGCTGATCGCCGCCATCATTCTCGTCTCCACCGGGCACGACCGGTTCGACTCCCGCCGCCTGCTGGGGCTGGCCATCGGCCTGGCCGGGGTGATCACCCTGGTCGGCCTGGACGTCCACCTGGACGACCTGCTGTCCGTCGGGGCGGTGATGATCACAGCCATCGGTTACGCCGTCGGCCCCATCATCATCAACCGGAAGTTGGCCGATCTGCCGCCGATGGGCGTCATCACCGGTTCGCTCATCGGCGCCGCCGCCATCTTCGCTCCCTTCGCGGTCTGGCTGCGCCCGTCCCACGTCGGGGCGGCAGCCGGCTGGTCGGTGCTCGGATTGGCCGTCATCTGCACCGCGGTGGCCTTCCTGGCCTTCTTCGCCCTGATCGCCGAGGCCGGCCCGGCCCGCGCAACGGTGATCACCTACATCAACCCGGCGGTGGCGATCCTGCTCGGGGTCCTCGTCCTCCACGAGCAGTTCACCGTGGGTATCGCCATCGGCTTCCCCCTGGTGATCCTCGGTTCGGTCCTGGCCACCGCCCGGACCCGCGCCCCGGCCCTGGAGCCGCTCGAAGAGCCGGTCGCGCCCTGA
- a CDS encoding isocitrate lyase/phosphoenolpyruvate mutase family protein — MTSALRELHVPGRPLVLPNIWDVPSALAVAGAGHPALATSSAAVAAVLGYEDGHQAPAAEMFAAAARIAARVDVPLTVDCEGGYGLAPAEFVEALLDTGAAGANLEDTDHSSGGLIEAARQADHLAAIRAAAGEGLVINARVDVFIQAAPGTDPGSLLEEAVERARLYLEAGADCVYPILLHDPTLATAFCAAVAPAAVNLLGSYMPAAGRISLADAAAAGAARVSFGPDLWRAANRALEALVPPFVPSF, encoded by the coding sequence GTGACGTCGGCGCTGCGTGAACTGCACGTTCCCGGACGGCCGTTGGTGCTGCCCAACATCTGGGACGTGCCGTCGGCTCTCGCCGTGGCCGGCGCCGGCCACCCGGCGCTGGCCACCAGCTCCGCCGCGGTGGCGGCGGTGCTCGGATACGAGGACGGGCACCAGGCCCCGGCCGCGGAGATGTTCGCCGCCGCGGCGCGGATCGCCGCCCGGGTGGATGTCCCGCTGACCGTGGACTGCGAGGGCGGTTACGGGCTCGCCCCGGCCGAATTCGTCGAGGCCTTGCTGGACACCGGCGCCGCCGGCGCCAATCTGGAGGACACCGACCATTCGTCCGGCGGACTGATCGAGGCCGCTCGTCAGGCCGATCACCTGGCCGCGATCCGGGCCGCCGCCGGGGAGGGTCTGGTGATCAACGCCCGGGTCGACGTGTTCATCCAGGCCGCGCCGGGCACCGACCCGGGTTCGCTGCTGGAGGAGGCGGTCGAGCGCGCCCGGCTCTACCTCGAAGCCGGCGCCGACTGCGTCTACCCGATCCTGCTGCACGACCCGACCCTGGCCACCGCGTTCTGCGCTGCCGTTGCCCCGGCCGCGGTGAACCTGCTCGGTTCGTACATGCCGGCCGCTGGCCGCATCTCGCTGGCCGATGCGGCGGCGGCCGGGGCGGCCCGGGTGTCCTTCGGGCCGGACCTGTGGCGAGCGGCGAACCGGGCGTTGGAAGCGCTCGTTCCGCCGTTCGTGCCGTCGTTCTGA